Proteins from one Porites lutea chromosome 3, jaPorLute2.1, whole genome shotgun sequence genomic window:
- the LOC140929840 gene encoding D(1A) dopamine receptor-like, giving the protein MSGNSSVRVVPFASIVASATFNTLILLLTLVGNSLVCFSVYYFPRLRKPTNYLIVSLAVSDLLVGAFSLPFRIAQTVNGERFPESLGYAGCRFWIWIDTLCSAASIFNLVSISIERLMAVKWPLRHRTKMTSKRAFLMIRLVWISALLVAFLGFVKWSGREMVVIMPQCAHVSRAYFTIVAFAVFFVPVAVLLFNYACILKIAIGRARQVQKDKDAKAVSFTSKRGTNKADTTGTPATPSKDISIGINRCVDPLGDSHRPTKSTRLQSMRQLKATKTIAIVLGVFIFSWFPFFVIYLTFNYCPYCFSPTHIPTRLKSAIVVTFVYVLPVSNSAVNPIIYTCFNETFRSAFVQIFKKITRKSDTV; this is encoded by the coding sequence ATGTCTGGAAACAGTTCTGTCAGAGTTGTACCTTTTGCCTCCATCGTCGCCTCAGCGACTTTTAACACGCTCATTTTACTACTAACACTGGTAGGAAACAGCCTTGTGTGTTTCAGTGTGTATTATTTTCCTCGACTTCGAAAGCCGACTAACTACCTGATTGTTTCACTGGCCGTCAGCGATCTGCTAGTGGGTGCTTTTTCGCTTCCGTTCAGGATCGCACAGACTGTCAATGGCGAAAGGTTTCCTGAAAGCCTGGGTTATGCTGGCTGTCGTTTTTGGATATGGATCGATACGCTCTGCTCTGCCGCTTCCATTTTTAACCTTGTTAGCATCAGCATCGAGCGTTTGATGGCGGTGAAATGGCCACTCAGACACCGTACAAAAATGACGTCTAAGCGAGCCTTTTTGATGATTCGTCTTGTATGGATCTCCGCACTCCTGGTTGCCTTTCTTGGCTTTGTGAAATGGAGCGGAAGGGAAATGGTCGTCATTATGCCGCAGTGTGCCCATGTAAGCAGGGCTTACTTCACCATCGTGGCGTTTGCGGTTTTTTTTGTTCCCGTCGCTGTTTTGCTTTTCAACTACGCCTGCATACTCAAGATCGCCATTGGCCGCGCACGGCAGGTGCAGAAGGATAAAGATGCTAAAGCTGTCAGCTTCACTTCTAAGCGAGGCACAAACAAAGCTGATACCACCGGAACTCCCGCCACGCCCTCGAAGGACATTTCGATAGGTATTAACCGATGCGTTGATCCCTTAGGTGACAGTCACAGGCCTACAAAATCGACAAGGTTGCAGTCCATGAGACAGCTTAAAGCAACCAAGACAATCGCCATTGTATTAGGGGTCTTCATCTTCTCATGGTTTCCGTTTTTTGTCATATATCTCACATTCAATTACTGCCCATACTGTTTCTCGCCAACCCATATTCCGACCCGGCTTAAATCGGCCATAGTCGTGACTTTCGTCTACGTCTTGCCCGTGAGCAATTCAGCAGTTAACCCCATTATTTACACATGCTTCAACGAAACATTTCGCTCTGCATTTgtgcaaatttttaaaaaaataacgcgGAAATCAGATACAGTTTAG
- the LOC140929841 gene encoding sugar transporter SWEET1-like, which translates to MDITHIISWSATLSQFGLLSTGIQVCLKIRRQGGTRNITFFPFLTTCLSSILWTKYGLLIDDTPICVVGILGIILQSLYLAFYFINSRDRDKGIFSQRLVISFAGVCLLLTYIKYYTRDHDTAVLHLGFVASGFTIAVYGSPLVSVANVIRHKSTEFMTFSMSLAGFIVSSLWTIYGHLVQDKFITVPNGIGVILGSVQLLLFVIYPSTAQRTITYDMKSPKPV; encoded by the exons acAAGTTTGCTTAAAAATAAGAAGACAAGGAGGTACCAGGAATATAACTTTCTTTCCATTCTTGACAACCTGTCTGAG ctctattCTTTGGACAAAGTATGGACTCCTAATAGATGACACTCCTATATGTGTTGTAGGAATACTAGGAATTATCTTACAGTCCCTATATCTAGCATTTTACTTCATAAATTCAAGAGATCGAGACAAG ggAATATTTTCCCAAAGATTGGTGATATCTTTCGCGGGAGTATGTTTGCTCTTAACTTATATAAAGTATTACACTCGAGATCATGACACAGCTGTTTTACACCTTGGGTTTGTCGCCAGTGGATTTACAATAGCAGTGTATGGATCTCCTCTTGTATCTGTG GCAAATGTTATAAGGCATAAAAGCACAGAGTTTATGACATTTTCAATGTCCTTGGCAGGCTTTATTGTCTCCTCACTATGGACAATATATGGTCACTTAGTTCAGGATAAATTTATTACT GTCCCTAATGGGATTGGCGTTATTTTAGGATCAGTTCAACTTCTTCTATTTGTGATTTATCCAAGCACCGCTCAAAGGACTATAACTTATGACATGAAGTCACCTAAACCTGTATAG